The Tardiphaga alba genome includes a window with the following:
- a CDS encoding branched-chain amino acid ABC transporter permease: MNNLVDLDAAPAIAAPPRMGRAIILPVLIFACFAAVPLALLLGPQSYVLAVVTRIMILALGAMSLDLLIGYGAMISFGHAAFIGLGAYSVAILASHGITDGFVQLAAVIATSIIFALVTGAISLRTKGVYFIMITLAFGQMLFFLTTSLAAYGGDDGLTLAARSTFFGAKFMKNDLAMYYVTFGILLGAYLLLRAVVASRFGRVLRGIRENPVRMEAIGFAPYRYQLTAYVIAGLIAGVSGFLLANQTEFVSPAYTAWQRSGELIFVLVLGGLGSLHGAILGAAAFTLLADILSHYTEHWAMIFGPILILIVLFVRGGINGLFGGKS, encoded by the coding sequence ATGAACAATCTCGTCGATCTTGACGCCGCTCCGGCCATCGCCGCACCGCCGCGCATGGGCCGTGCGATCATCCTGCCGGTGCTGATCTTCGCGTGTTTCGCTGCCGTGCCGCTGGCGCTGCTGCTGGGGCCGCAGAGCTATGTGCTGGCTGTCGTCACCCGCATCATGATTCTGGCGCTTGGCGCCATGTCGCTCGATCTCCTGATCGGCTATGGCGCGATGATCTCCTTCGGCCATGCCGCCTTCATCGGCCTCGGCGCCTACAGCGTGGCCATCCTGGCCAGCCACGGTATCACCGATGGCTTTGTCCAGCTCGCCGCCGTGATCGCCACATCGATCATCTTCGCGCTCGTCACCGGCGCGATCTCGCTGCGCACCAAGGGCGTCTATTTCATCATGATCACGCTGGCCTTCGGCCAGATGCTGTTTTTCCTGACGACATCGCTGGCTGCCTATGGCGGCGATGACGGCCTGACACTGGCTGCGCGCAGCACGTTCTTCGGCGCAAAATTCATGAAGAACGATCTGGCGATGTATTACGTCACGTTCGGCATTCTACTCGGCGCCTATCTGTTGCTGCGCGCCGTGGTCGCCTCGCGCTTCGGCCGCGTGCTGCGCGGCATCCGCGAAAATCCGGTGCGCATGGAGGCGATCGGCTTTGCGCCCTACCGCTATCAGCTCACCGCCTATGTGATTGCAGGTCTCATTGCCGGCGTCTCCGGTTTCCTGCTCGCCAATCAGACCGAATTCGTCAGCCCCGCCTATACGGCGTGGCAGCGCTCCGGCGAACTGATTTTCGTGCTAGTGCTGGGCGGCCTCGGTTCGCTGCATGGCGCGATCCTGGGTGCTGCGGCCTTCACGCTGCTCGCCGATATCCTGTCGCATTACACCGAACACTGGGCGATGATTTTTGGCCCGATCCTGATCCTGATCGTGCTGTTCGTCCGTGGCGGCATCAACGGCCTGTTCGGGGGCAAGTCATGA